From the genome of Manduca sexta isolate Smith_Timp_Sample1 chromosome 14, JHU_Msex_v1.0, whole genome shotgun sequence, one region includes:
- the LOC119189318 gene encoding fibroblast growth factor receptor 3-like isoform X1: MEESPLYTQKIFETDEEGGDEWEVSRSRVHLGALIGSGAFGRVYVAQLDMPGGETVTVAAKMLTEDASQEEMRDFLREITMLKHVGYHKHVIRLVACCTRRAPLIALLEHAPRGDLLSLLRAARGRRKETQGSNVTRRIDSDVDRPSEADSELTNLSDSDLTLSEGKLCSDSERDRSRDHYVAEPALHMDSNTMRDYALQVALGMRHLEERGITHRDLAARNILVDGVGLLKVADFGLSRSGVYVHTRSCPVPLRWLAPEAILHSQYCSKSDVWAFAVLLWEIATLGGFPYSDLSNHQVPPFLAGGGRLPKPARASTRLYQLMIECWSEDPQDRPTFAQIVDKLTVQKQLYIDLDCVFPPSEEEVALRDQNFMHNGLIHRL, translated from the exons ATGGAAGAGAGCCCGCTCTAcacgcaaaaaatatttgag ACAGATGAAGAAGGTGGTGACGAATGGGAAGTGAGCAGGTCTCGAGTCCATCTGGGAGCTCTGATCGGGAGCGGCGCCTTCGGCAGGGTCTACGTGGCACAACTAGACATGCCTGGAGGTGAAACAGTAACCGTCGCTGCTAAAATGCTTACAG AAGACGCTAGTCAAGAAGAAATGCGTGACTTTCTTCGAGAGATTACCATGTTGAAACACGTCGGGTACCACAAACATGTGATCAGACTGGTCGCCTGCTGTACGAGACGGGCGCCTCTCATCGCCCTTCTAGAACATGCTCCAAGAGGTGACCTTCTGTCCCTGCTCAGAGCTGCTAGAGGGAGAAGAAAGGAAACGCAAGGCTCCAACGTCACGAGGAGAATTGACAGCGATGTCGATCGACCTTCGGAGGCTGATT CCGAACTCACAAACCTAAGTGACTCAGACCTCACGCTGTCTGAAGGGAAGCTGTGTTCAGACAGCGAGCGGGATCGATCACGGGATCACTACGTCGCCGAGCCCGCGCTGCACATGGACTCTAACACTATGAGAGACTACGCCCTCCAAGTCGCCTTGGGGATGAGGCATTTGGAGGAGAGGGGGATCACACATAG AGACCTGGCAGCCCGTAATATCCTAGTAGACGGCGTGGGTCTACTCAAAGTGGCAGACTTCGGCCTGTCAAGATCTGGCGTCTACGTGCACACGAGGTCCTGCCCGGTCCCGCTGCGGTGGCTCGCTCCTGAAGCTATCCTCCATTCCCAATACTGCAGCAAAAGCGATGTCTGGGCTTTTGCTGTGCTCTTATGGGAGATAGCTActttag GTGGATTCCCATACTCAGATCTCAGCAATCATCAAGTGCCGCCGTTTCTGGCCGGAGGCGGTCGACTGCCAAAGCCAGCACGAGCGTCTACTCGTCTCTACCAACTGATGATAGAATGCTGGTCTGAGGACCCTCAAGACAGGCCTACCTTTGCACAAATCGTAGACAAACTGACAGTACAGAAGCAATTGTACATAGACTTGGATTGCGTGTTCCCCCCTTCTGAAGAAGAAGTGGCACTCAGAGATCAGAATTTCATGCACAATGGTCTAATACACCGGCTATAG
- the LOC119189318 gene encoding fibroblast growth factor receptor 4-like isoform X2 has protein sequence MEESPLYTQKIFETDEEGGDEWEVSRSRVHLGALIGSGAFGRVYVAQLDMPGGETVTVAAKMLTDASQEEMRDFLREITMLKHVGYHKHVIRLVACCTRRAPLIALLEHAPRGDLLSLLRAARGRRKETQGSNVTRRIDSDVDRPSEADSELTNLSDSDLTLSEGKLCSDSERDRSRDHYVAEPALHMDSNTMRDYALQVALGMRHLEERGITHRDLAARNILVDGVGLLKVADFGLSRSGVYVHTRSCPVPLRWLAPEAILHSQYCSKSDVWAFAVLLWEIATLGGFPYSDLSNHQVPPFLAGGGRLPKPARASTRLYQLMIECWSEDPQDRPTFAQIVDKLTVQKQLYIDLDCVFPPSEEEVALRDQNFMHNGLIHRL, from the exons ATGGAAGAGAGCCCGCTCTAcacgcaaaaaatatttgag ACAGATGAAGAAGGTGGTGACGAATGGGAAGTGAGCAGGTCTCGAGTCCATCTGGGAGCTCTGATCGGGAGCGGCGCCTTCGGCAGGGTCTACGTGGCACAACTAGACATGCCTGGAGGTGAAACAGTAACCGTCGCTGCTAAAATGCTTACAG ACGCTAGTCAAGAAGAAATGCGTGACTTTCTTCGAGAGATTACCATGTTGAAACACGTCGGGTACCACAAACATGTGATCAGACTGGTCGCCTGCTGTACGAGACGGGCGCCTCTCATCGCCCTTCTAGAACATGCTCCAAGAGGTGACCTTCTGTCCCTGCTCAGAGCTGCTAGAGGGAGAAGAAAGGAAACGCAAGGCTCCAACGTCACGAGGAGAATTGACAGCGATGTCGATCGACCTTCGGAGGCTGATT CCGAACTCACAAACCTAAGTGACTCAGACCTCACGCTGTCTGAAGGGAAGCTGTGTTCAGACAGCGAGCGGGATCGATCACGGGATCACTACGTCGCCGAGCCCGCGCTGCACATGGACTCTAACACTATGAGAGACTACGCCCTCCAAGTCGCCTTGGGGATGAGGCATTTGGAGGAGAGGGGGATCACACATAG AGACCTGGCAGCCCGTAATATCCTAGTAGACGGCGTGGGTCTACTCAAAGTGGCAGACTTCGGCCTGTCAAGATCTGGCGTCTACGTGCACACGAGGTCCTGCCCGGTCCCGCTGCGGTGGCTCGCTCCTGAAGCTATCCTCCATTCCCAATACTGCAGCAAAAGCGATGTCTGGGCTTTTGCTGTGCTCTTATGGGAGATAGCTActttag GTGGATTCCCATACTCAGATCTCAGCAATCATCAAGTGCCGCCGTTTCTGGCCGGAGGCGGTCGACTGCCAAAGCCAGCACGAGCGTCTACTCGTCTCTACCAACTGATGATAGAATGCTGGTCTGAGGACCCTCAAGACAGGCCTACCTTTGCACAAATCGTAGACAAACTGACAGTACAGAAGCAATTGTACATAGACTTGGATTGCGTGTTCCCCCCTTCTGAAGAAGAAGTGGCACTCAGAGATCAGAATTTCATGCACAATGGTCTAATACACCGGCTATAG
- the LOC115439881 gene encoding endoglucanase-like → MILSLINSILVTITLSWAARWPDPKTDPLVFIANPVEAEMPGHWIPLSVVKIILERTSTKATTRTTPFKLSHKEIIVLETSSPEPTVTSSETTVATTTESTTEAVTAESTEKPTEAPTEPPIESTAETVTEATTTTEAPTETTTTTEATTEAITTTKATTTEETTTEKAKPKRAKKPMDGHENGNI, encoded by the exons A TGATACTCAGTTTGATAAATAGCATTTTAGTGACCATTACTCTATCGTGGGCAGCCAGATGGCCCGACCCAAAAACTGACCCTTTAGTATTCATCGCAAATCCAGTAGAAGCCGAAATGCCTGGTCATTGGATCCCTCTAAGCGTGGTGAAAATTATTCTCGAACGCACTTCAACAAAAGCAACGACCAGAACTACGCCGTTTAAGTTGTCACATAAGGAAATCATTGTTTTAGAAACTTCAAGTCCTGAACCAACAGTGACATCTAGTGAAACAACAGTGGCAACAACAACAGAGTCAACTACTGAAGCTGTTACAGCCGAATCTACAGAAAAACCAACTGAGGCTCCGACAGAACCACCAATAGAATCTACTGCGGAAACAGTTACTGAAGCAACCACGACCACAGAAGCACCAACCGAAACTACAACGACCACTGAAGCGACAACCGAGGCTATAACGACAACCAAAGCAACAACAACTGAAGAAACAACAACAGAAAAGGCGAAACCTAAACGAGCCAAAAAACCGATGGACGGGCACGAAAACGGAAATATTTAG
- the LOC115440085 gene encoding integumentary mucin C.1: MLIDLIKLLLMFSVINKTKGGKWPNPAKDPLLFIANPVEANMPGHWMPLSIVKHLLAGSTTESTTPSTTPKRQPLNHKVILTTTPKPTTTTESTTTETTTVSTTTSPEPETTTTTMAPTTTTEAPSTTSPTTTPTTTTTPTTTTTTTTPTTTTTPTTTTTPTTTTTPTTTTTPTTTTTTTTTTTTTTTTEATTTTTAKRTPKRNKQFIDGHENLNS, encoded by the exons a tgttaattgatttaataaagttattacttATGTTCTCCGTGATCAACAAAACAAAAGGAGGGAAATGGCCAAATCCTGCAAAAGATCCCTTACTGTTCATAGCAAATCCAGTGGAAGCTAATATGCCTGGACATTGGATGCCATTAAGCATCGTCAAGCATTTACTTGCCGGTTCTACGACTGAAAGTACAACACCATCAACAACGCCGAAACGTCAGCCTCTCAACCACAAAGTAATATTAACGACTACCCCAAAACCAACCACTACAACGGAATCAACAACGACAGAAACTACAACTGTTTCGACAACAACCTCTCCGGAACCAGAGACTACGACGACAACTATGGCACCTACGACAACTACCGAAGCTCCTTCAACCACGAGTCCTACAACAACTCCAACTACAACAACAACTCCAACTACAACAACAACTACAACAACACCAACTACAACCACAACACCAACTACAACCACAACACCAACTACAACCACAACACCAACGACAACAACAACACCAACTACAACAACAActacaacaacaacaacaacgaCTACGACAACAACAGAAGCAACGACAACAACCACAGCAAAAAGGACACCAAAACGAAACAAACAGTTTATCGACGGccatgaaaatttaaattcataa